TGCATTTCTCCAAAATCACTGATTCCCATTTCTAAGACTGCAATTTCATGTTCCTCTTTAATTTGCAGTACGGTTAGTGGTAGACCGATTTCATTGTTGTAATTTCCTTGGGTTTTTAAAACCCGGTATTTTTGAGACAAGACACTGCTTACAAATTCCTTAGTGCTGGTTTTTCCTACGCTGCCTGATATACCGATTACCGGAATGTCAAGCTGCATACGATACCAAGTGGCAATATCTTTTAATGCAGTTAGACTATCATTAACTAATATATATGGCATATCGACATTAGCCGGAGCTTTCTCGCAGATTACTGCAATAGCACCTTTTGTATAAGCTGTTTCTATATAGTCATGACCGTCAACCCTTGCACCTTTATGAGCTATAAAAAGATAATCCTTTTCTATTTTCCTAGAATCAATTTCTACACCTTTTATGGTTGTATCATGGTGGTTATTTAAGATAAGCCTACCCTGGCAAGCTTTTGCTATATTTGACAAAGTCATATTTTTCATGATTATCCCTCGTTTTATTTATTATATTTTTTCAAGGAAATATCTATTATTAATTCGCATAAATCTTCAAAATCTATTCCTATAGCCTTGGCCTCTTGGGGAAGTAAGGATGTAGGGGTCATACCGGGAAGGGTATTTGCTTCTAGGCAGTAGATTTCATTTTTATCATTTAATAAAAAGTCCATTCGGGCATAGGTTTTTAGGCGAAGAGCCTTAAATACCATTACTGCAAAATCCTGCATCTGTTTTGATATGGCCTCATCAAGGTCAGCAGGACATGTTTCAATGGCATTGCCTGCCTGATATTTATTTTTATAATCGTAAAAACCTGAAATAGGGGCAATCTCAATAACAGGTAAAGCCTTTCCGTCAATTACTCCTACAGAAAACTCCCTACCTTTAATATATTGTTCTATAATAAGTTGGTCCCCATAGGATAGGGCATTATCAATGGCAGCATCCATTTCATCAGCTGAATGCACAATGGATACACCTACACTGGAACCACCATTATTTACCTTAACAACGCAAGGAAAGCTATCCCAAGTATATTCTTCTCCCTTTCTAACATAGATACCTTTAGGACTAGGGATATTATAATATGTAAACAGTTCTTTGGAGACAGCCTTATCCATAGCAATGGTACTGCTGGCATAATCGGTACCGGTATATTTAATACCCATTAGGTCAAAGGCAGCCTGGATTCTGCCGTCTTCACCGTTTTCCCCGTGGAGTGCTAAAAATACGATATCTGCCATGTCGCATATTTCCAGTACCCCCGGTCCGAAGAAGTGATCTGGATTGCCTTTTCTTAGGGCTTTAATTTCCTTTATATCTGGATTATAGGTACCGATATTGCCGATTCCTTCGGCCCAGTCTTTTTCTATATCAAATAGATTACTTGTATCTCCTTCGTAACCTAAATATACATCTAATAGTATGGTTTGGTGTCCCTTATTTTTTAAAGCTTTATAAATCATCTTTCCTGTAGAAAGAGATACATCTCGTTCGGGACTGGTTCCCCCTGCTAATACTACTATCTTCATGCTACTTCCTCACTTTCATATATTGCAAAAATAGATCTTTACTTTTAGAGACAGTATAACTCAAACCCTGTTCCAAGTAAAGTTACATTTATATTGCCATATTATTGTATTTATATGAAATTGTGCCTGATAAATATAGCTAACTATCTATTTGACTGCAATTAGAATCATTACTAAAATTGCCGATATTCTTACAATTATATCTTTCAATAGGCTCAGGACCTCTTACTATAGTTCTTTCAATTCGCATGTTACCATTTTCATCAGCTTTAACTCTCCAATCCACCATTAAAATAGTATCATCCACTATCTCTATACCCGGTATTCCCCTGGTGTTAATACAACATCCTGTGTTAAAGTAGGGCAGATCATTTTTCTTAGGAAATTTAATTCTGTGAGTATGGCCGCAAATTAACATTATTTTATGCTTCTTAATCCACTTATTATAGTTTTTTTCAACCTTATGCCTTTTATATAAATTTCTTGCGGGACTGGAGGGATTTTCAAAGCCTACTATATGCAAGAACCTCCAAAAATATCGTAAAAGAATCATTGATATATACCAGAACTGGTCATTTATTAAATCACCTTGATGTCCATGAACAATAAGAATTTCTTGTTTTGTTATCCGGTGTTTTAAGACCAAGGCTTCCATAGGCTTTATACCCTGAAAGAGGTTTACCTTTTTTTGATTATACTCATCATAAAACTGATAATAATTTTTTTCTACATATTTCTTGTTTTTAAGATAAATGTTATGGTTACCATAGAGCATTCTAAGTCTTCCTGCTTCATAAAATTTTTTTAATACTATAAAAATATCCTTATGGGCAAGGCGAATATGATTAAAGTTCTTATGTTCCCAAAGTTCATCCCCATCCCCTGCCTCTACATATATATAGCCGTTTTTATTATAGTAATTTAGAACATGAAGAAAAATCACCTGATTACGGGCAAATTCATCGGATACACTATCATCGCCCCGGTGTGTGTCACTAAAAATAACATATTTAGAATCTTTATCAAAGTATTCAATTGTGGCTTCTTTGTATGCTTTTGTCAGTCTTTTTTCGGTGTTCATACATTTTCCTCTAAATATTTTTTTATTTATATTATACAAATAAAAAATGCTTATTCATTTTAATTAAATGTTTGACATTACTTTTATAAAATAGTAGATTTGTAAGCATAGTAATTATAGAAGGTTATGAAGTTATGAAATAGAGG
This genomic interval from Herbinix luporum contains the following:
- a CDS encoding D-alanine--D-alanine ligase family protein, producing the protein MKIVVLAGGTSPERDVSLSTGKMIYKALKNKGHQTILLDVYLGYEGDTSNLFDIEKDWAEGIGNIGTYNPDIKEIKALRKGNPDHFFGPGVLEICDMADIVFLALHGENGEDGRIQAAFDLMGIKYTGTDYASSTIAMDKAVSKELFTYYNIPSPKGIYVRKGEEYTWDSFPCVVKVNNGGSSVGVSIVHSADEMDAAIDNALSYGDQLIIEQYIKGREFSVGVIDGKALPVIEIAPISGFYDYKNKYQAGNAIETCPADLDEAISKQMQDFAVMVFKALRLKTYARMDFLLNDKNEIYCLEANTLPGMTPTSLLPQEAKAIGIDFEDLCELIIDISLKKYNK
- a CDS encoding metallophosphoesterase family protein, which codes for MNTEKRLTKAYKEATIEYFDKDSKYVIFSDTHRGDDSVSDEFARNQVIFLHVLNYYNKNGYIYVEAGDGDELWEHKNFNHIRLAHKDIFIVLKKFYEAGRLRMLYGNHNIYLKNKKYVEKNYYQFYDEYNQKKVNLFQGIKPMEALVLKHRITKQEILIVHGHQGDLINDQFWYISMILLRYFWRFLHIVGFENPSSPARNLYKRHKVEKNYNKWIKKHKIMLICGHTHRIKFPKKNDLPYFNTGCCINTRGIPGIEIVDDTILMVDWRVKADENGNMRIERTIVRGPEPIERYNCKNIGNFSNDSNCSQIDS